A genome region from Manis javanica isolate MJ-LG chromosome 3, MJ_LKY, whole genome shotgun sequence includes the following:
- the C3H3orf80 gene encoding uncharacterized membrane protein C3orf80 homolog encodes MWGPAVTAEGLSVAPPPLPPLLLLLALAAPSRGGGGCAELACGERERCCDAANATAVRCCKLPLHAFLDNVGWFVRKLSGLLILLVLFAIGYFLQRIICPSPRRYPRGQARPGPPGAAGPPDDDDDTSPALLRDEAAAGSQDSLLDSGGGGGGRGGRSAPPCASEHELRVVSPVFLQLPSYEEVKYLPTYEESMRLQHLSPGEVVLPVSVLGHPRGGGSGESDGGEGRFPLI; translated from the coding sequence ATGTGGGGCCCCGCGGTCACGGCCGAGGGCCTGTCGGTggcgccgccgccgctgccgccgctgctgctcctgctggcGCTGGCGGCGCCCTCGCGGGGCGGCGGGGGCTGCGCGGAGCTGGCGTGCGGCGAGCGGGAGCGCTGCTGCGACGCGGCCAACGCCACCGCGGTGCGCTGCTGCAAGCTGCCGCTGCACGCCTTCCTCGACAACGTGGGCTGGTTCGTCCGCAAGCTGTCCGGGCTGCTCATCCTGCTCGTGCTCTTCGCCATCGGCTACTTCCTGCAGCGCATCATCTGCCCCAGTCCACGCAGGTACCCGCGCGGGCAGGCGCGGCCCGGGCCGCCGGGGGCCGCGGGGCCGCCCGACGACGACGACGACACCTCGCCCGCGCTACTGCGCGACGAGGCGGCCGCGGGTTCCCAGGACTCGCTGCTGGacagtggcggcggcggcgggggccggGGCGGGCGCTCGGCCCCACCCTGCGCTTCGGAGCACGAGCTGCGCGTAGTCTCGCCGGTCTTCCTGCAGCTGCCCAGCTACGAGGAAGTCAAGTACCTGCCAACCTATGAGGAGTCCATGCGACTACAGCACCTCAGCCCCGGGGAGGTCGTGCTGCCCGTGTCGGTGCTCGGCCACCCGCGAGGCGGCGGCTCCGGGGAGTCCGACGGCGGCGAGGGCCGCTTCCCGCTCATATGA